In Parasegetibacter sp. NRK P23, the genomic stretch ATTGGCGAACTTCCTGGGTTGATGGGAAATCCAAAATTCTTATCCCTATTGGCTTTTCCGGGAGCAGGTATTCAGGCCAAGTATGGTATAGAGTGGGCAGAAACCTACGAGAGAAGTGAGAAGAAAAACGCCAGCGACAACCAATAATACGATACCTAAAGTGCCGGAAATAGTGCCGGAAAAATAAAGAATGGCGACCGCAATGGCTGCCAGTACACGGATGGCTCTGTCGGTGGAGCCCATATTTTTTTTCATAGTTTTACTTTTTGGGAAGAGGAAAGTTAGCGGAGAAAGAAAGCCATGCGCGTGATTTTTATCACGTTGCGGGTTGTTCAAAATCATTTTCTTTTCACGCCTGATTCATTAAAATGCTAAAACCGGTTTATGGAACAAAATGGCAATAACATAAAAGCACAATTTCCTCAGTTTGAAACGACCCTGTTGGAGGAACTGGAGGAGAAGGCGGAACTGAAGTCGTTTGAAGCGGGGGAATGGTTGTTGAGGAAGGGGCAGAATATCCGCTCCACGATGCTCATCATCAGCGGACTGGTGAAAGTATTCCGGCAGGATGAAGAAGGGAACGAGTATTTCATGTATTACCTGGAGCCGGGCCAGGCCTGTGCCTTGTCGATGATCTGCGCGGCGAAACAGGAGACCAGCCAGATTATGGCGAAAACGGTGCAGCCTACGGAAGTGGTCAGGATACCGTTGGATAATATGGACGCATGGATGGCGAAATATAAGTCGTGGTACTATTTTGTATTGGAGACCTACAGGGCGCGGTTCGAGGAATTGCTTTCCACCGTGGACCATATCGCGTTCCGGAATATGGACGAACGACTGGTGTTTTACCTGAGGAAATACCAGGAGACTACGCATTCTAATAATATTCATCTTTCTTTTACTGAGATGGCGCAGGAGTTAAATTCTTCAAGGGAGGTGATTTCACGGTTGATGAAAAAACTTGCTGA encodes the following:
- a CDS encoding DUF2892 domain-containing protein, whose product is MKKNMGSTDRAIRVLAAIAVAILYFSGTISGTLGIVLLVVAGVFLLTSLVGFCPLYTILGLNTCSRKSQ
- a CDS encoding Crp/Fnr family transcriptional regulator, translating into MEQNGNNIKAQFPQFETTLLEELEEKAELKSFEAGEWLLRKGQNIRSTMLIISGLVKVFRQDEEGNEYFMYYLEPGQACALSMICAAKQETSQIMAKTVQPTEVVRIPLDNMDAWMAKYKSWYYFVLETYRARFEELLSTVDHIAFRNMDERLVFYLRKYQETTHSNNIHLSFTEMAQELNSSREVISRLMKKLADKGLVRLHKSYVEIVDLGRALG